A stretch of the Aegilops tauschii subsp. strangulata cultivar AL8/78 chromosome 4, Aet v6.0, whole genome shotgun sequence genome encodes the following:
- the LOC109774019 gene encoding protein NRT1/ PTR FAMILY 8.3 isoform X2 yields the protein MDAAEETRLLLQEDGDQDASLYTGDGSVDIKGRPATRRDTGNWRACVFILGNECCERLAYYGIAKNLVTYLKIKLHQGNLEAARNVTTWQGTCYLSPLIGAILADSYWGKYWTIAVFSSIYFIGLAVLTLSASLPALQPPSCLGTVCPEPSLLQNGTFFLGLYMIALGTGGIKPCVSSFGADQFDDSDPTERVKQGSFFNWFYFCINIGAFISGTVIVWIQDNSGWGIGFAIPTIFMALAIASFFSASDMYRFQKPGGSPLTRVCQVVVSAFRKWHVELPHDTALLYEVDGQNSAIEGSRKLEHTTELEFLDKAAIISSTDAKSDLITNPWRLCTVTQVEELKILVRMFPVWATTIIFNAVYAQNSSMFLEQGMVLDKRVGSFNVPPASLSSFDVISVMIWVPLYDRVLIPIARKFTGREKGFSELQRIGIGLVLSIIAMVSAAFVELKRLEIATSEGLIHEKSAVPMSILWQIPQYFLVGAAEVFTNIGLLEFSYDQAPDAMRSLCTAFALVMVSAGSYLSSFILTLVSYVTTRGGDPGWIPDNMNEGHLDRFFWLIAGISFVNLLVYISCAMKYKYKNV from the exons ATGGACGCAGCAGAAGAGACGAGATTACTGCTCCAAGAGGATGGGGATCAG GATGCAAGTCTTTACACAGGTGATGGGTCCGTTGACATCAAAGGCCGTCCCGCAACAAGGCGCGACACAGGCAATTGGCGAGCATGCGTCTTCATCCTAG GAAATGAGTGTTGTGAGCGTCTGGCCTACTATGGAATTGCAAAAAACCTAGTCACTTATCTCAAAATAAAGCTTCATCAAGGCAATCTTGAAGCTGCAAGAAATGTTACCACTTGGCAAGGGACATGCTATCTGTCTCCCCTCATTGGAGCCATCCTAGCAGATTCTTATTGGGGAAAGTACTGGACTATTGCTGTTTTCTCATCAATTTATTTCATC GGCCTGGCTGTTTTAACGCTTTCAGCATCACTTCCAGCACTTCAACCACCTTCATGTTTAGGAACTGTTTGTCCAGAACCAAGCTTACTTCAGAATGGCACGTTTTTCCTAGGTCTTTATATGATTGCCCTAGGGACTGGAGGTATTAAACCATGTGTGTCATCCTTTGGGGCTGATCAATTTGATGACAGTGATCCGACAGAGAGAGTAAAGCAGGGCTCCTTCTTCAACTGGTTCTATTTCTGCATAAATATCGGTGCATTCATATCAGGCACTGTTATTGTTTGGATACAAGATAACTCGGGTTGGGGAATAGGATTTGCCATTCCTACTATATTTATGGCATTGGCTATTGCAAGCTTCTTTTCAGCTTCAGATATGTATAGATTTCAGAAACCTGGTGGCAGTCCACTCACAAGAGTGTGTCAGGTCGTTGTCTCAGCATTCCGTAAGTGGCATGTTGAATTGCCACATGACACTGCTCTTTTATATGAAGTTGATGGTCAAAATTCAGCAATAGAGGGAAGCAGGAAGCTGGAGCACACAACCGAACTTGA ATTCCTTGACAAGGCTGCCATCATCTCATCTACTGATGCCAAGAGTGACCTCATTACAAACCCATGGAGGCTATGCACAGTCACCCAGGTGGAAGAACTGAAGATCCTAGTAAGAATGTTCCCGGTCTGGGCGACTACTATCATATTCAATGCGGTGTACGCTCAGAACTCTTCCATGTTCCTAGAGCAGGGAATGGTTCTCGACAAGCGGGTCGGGTCTTTCAATGTTCCTCCTGCGTCCCTCTCGAGCTTTGACGTAATCAGTGTCATGATCTGGGTTCCGCTTTATGACCGTGTTCTCATACCTATAGCCAGAAAGTTCACTGGAAGGGAAAAGGGTTTCTCAGAACTACAACGGATTGGCATTGGATTGGTGCTGTCCATTATTGCAATGGTGTCTGCAGCTTTTGTTGAGTTGAAGCGCTTGGAGATTGCCACATCTGAAGGTCTTATCCATGAGAAGTCTGCGGTTCCAATGAGCATTCTTTGGCAAATACCACAGTATTTCCTTGTTGGCGCTGCCGAGGTTTTCACTAATATAGGTCTACTTGAGTTTTCGTACGATCAGGCACCAGATGCCATGAGGAGTTTATGTACTGCATTTGCGCTCGTCATGGTCTCAGCGGGGAGCTATTTAAGCTCATTCATATTGACCCTGGTGTCGTATGTTACAACTCGAGGTGGAGATCCTGGATGGATCCCGGATAACATGAATGAAGGCCATCTTGACCGGTTCTTTTGGTTGATTGCAGGGATCAGCTTTGTGAATTTGCTGGTTTACATCAGTTGTGCGATGAAATACAAATATAAGAATGTGTGA
- the LOC109774019 gene encoding protein NRT1/ PTR FAMILY 8.3 isoform X1: protein MDAAEETRLLLQEDGDQQDASLYTGDGSVDIKGRPATRRDTGNWRACVFILGNECCERLAYYGIAKNLVTYLKIKLHQGNLEAARNVTTWQGTCYLSPLIGAILADSYWGKYWTIAVFSSIYFIGLAVLTLSASLPALQPPSCLGTVCPEPSLLQNGTFFLGLYMIALGTGGIKPCVSSFGADQFDDSDPTERVKQGSFFNWFYFCINIGAFISGTVIVWIQDNSGWGIGFAIPTIFMALAIASFFSASDMYRFQKPGGSPLTRVCQVVVSAFRKWHVELPHDTALLYEVDGQNSAIEGSRKLEHTTELEFLDKAAIISSTDAKSDLITNPWRLCTVTQVEELKILVRMFPVWATTIIFNAVYAQNSSMFLEQGMVLDKRVGSFNVPPASLSSFDVISVMIWVPLYDRVLIPIARKFTGREKGFSELQRIGIGLVLSIIAMVSAAFVELKRLEIATSEGLIHEKSAVPMSILWQIPQYFLVGAAEVFTNIGLLEFSYDQAPDAMRSLCTAFALVMVSAGSYLSSFILTLVSYVTTRGGDPGWIPDNMNEGHLDRFFWLIAGISFVNLLVYISCAMKYKYKNV from the exons ATGGACGCAGCAGAAGAGACGAGATTACTGCTCCAAGAGGATGGGGATCAG CAGGATGCAAGTCTTTACACAGGTGATGGGTCCGTTGACATCAAAGGCCGTCCCGCAACAAGGCGCGACACAGGCAATTGGCGAGCATGCGTCTTCATCCTAG GAAATGAGTGTTGTGAGCGTCTGGCCTACTATGGAATTGCAAAAAACCTAGTCACTTATCTCAAAATAAAGCTTCATCAAGGCAATCTTGAAGCTGCAAGAAATGTTACCACTTGGCAAGGGACATGCTATCTGTCTCCCCTCATTGGAGCCATCCTAGCAGATTCTTATTGGGGAAAGTACTGGACTATTGCTGTTTTCTCATCAATTTATTTCATC GGCCTGGCTGTTTTAACGCTTTCAGCATCACTTCCAGCACTTCAACCACCTTCATGTTTAGGAACTGTTTGTCCAGAACCAAGCTTACTTCAGAATGGCACGTTTTTCCTAGGTCTTTATATGATTGCCCTAGGGACTGGAGGTATTAAACCATGTGTGTCATCCTTTGGGGCTGATCAATTTGATGACAGTGATCCGACAGAGAGAGTAAAGCAGGGCTCCTTCTTCAACTGGTTCTATTTCTGCATAAATATCGGTGCATTCATATCAGGCACTGTTATTGTTTGGATACAAGATAACTCGGGTTGGGGAATAGGATTTGCCATTCCTACTATATTTATGGCATTGGCTATTGCAAGCTTCTTTTCAGCTTCAGATATGTATAGATTTCAGAAACCTGGTGGCAGTCCACTCACAAGAGTGTGTCAGGTCGTTGTCTCAGCATTCCGTAAGTGGCATGTTGAATTGCCACATGACACTGCTCTTTTATATGAAGTTGATGGTCAAAATTCAGCAATAGAGGGAAGCAGGAAGCTGGAGCACACAACCGAACTTGA ATTCCTTGACAAGGCTGCCATCATCTCATCTACTGATGCCAAGAGTGACCTCATTACAAACCCATGGAGGCTATGCACAGTCACCCAGGTGGAAGAACTGAAGATCCTAGTAAGAATGTTCCCGGTCTGGGCGACTACTATCATATTCAATGCGGTGTACGCTCAGAACTCTTCCATGTTCCTAGAGCAGGGAATGGTTCTCGACAAGCGGGTCGGGTCTTTCAATGTTCCTCCTGCGTCCCTCTCGAGCTTTGACGTAATCAGTGTCATGATCTGGGTTCCGCTTTATGACCGTGTTCTCATACCTATAGCCAGAAAGTTCACTGGAAGGGAAAAGGGTTTCTCAGAACTACAACGGATTGGCATTGGATTGGTGCTGTCCATTATTGCAATGGTGTCTGCAGCTTTTGTTGAGTTGAAGCGCTTGGAGATTGCCACATCTGAAGGTCTTATCCATGAGAAGTCTGCGGTTCCAATGAGCATTCTTTGGCAAATACCACAGTATTTCCTTGTTGGCGCTGCCGAGGTTTTCACTAATATAGGTCTACTTGAGTTTTCGTACGATCAGGCACCAGATGCCATGAGGAGTTTATGTACTGCATTTGCGCTCGTCATGGTCTCAGCGGGGAGCTATTTAAGCTCATTCATATTGACCCTGGTGTCGTATGTTACAACTCGAGGTGGAGATCCTGGATGGATCCCGGATAACATGAATGAAGGCCATCTTGACCGGTTCTTTTGGTTGATTGCAGGGATCAGCTTTGTGAATTTGCTGGTTTACATCAGTTGTGCGATGAAATACAAATATAAGAATGTGTGA